The Acidicapsa acidisoli genome window below encodes:
- a CDS encoding TolC family protein, whose protein sequence is MMSMNALFHKLSASRSDGRIVMVIGVMGMAILGSGMAQTAPQLPNAPWHAPIEGDLRKQSHFVPLTMFAPNADKTYSLAELIDCAESFNPETKLAWQRARAQAEALGVAKSELYPTIAALAIASANRDEVYLDTRFYRQTTADLELPLDLNYTIFDFGARSGRIDAARGDLLQANFAFNDVQRRLIYEVSTSYYQLLNATGQVAAARAALENARAVQQAAEARLDNGLGTLPDVLETRAVTARSVYDLQAAVGSEEVARGNLLTVLGSSPASTITVQPIDELSIPDSVETSVDTLIDRSLDHRPDLMQRIAAIRAATGLLKEARAEYYPTLQVHVYPEPQALYGLQQTFPWGFTAGLNGNVSFQLRWDVFDGGARRHRTAEAVAQLHAEQANAAVTQDEIQNEVWTAYSNLKTAFRQREAASALLKAADQSYTAEFTSYHAGVRNLLDVTEAQQALARARSTDVLARAQVLTALAALAFETAETIQPNRPRSQP, encoded by the coding sequence ATGATGAGCATGAATGCGCTGTTTCACAAACTATCTGCGAGTAGATCTGACGGCCGCATCGTCATGGTGATTGGGGTGATGGGGATGGCTATTTTAGGCTCTGGAATGGCACAAACTGCACCTCAATTACCGAATGCCCCGTGGCACGCCCCTATTGAAGGCGATCTTCGAAAGCAGTCGCATTTTGTACCGCTCACCATGTTTGCGCCGAATGCAGACAAGACGTACTCACTTGCAGAGCTTATCGATTGCGCCGAATCTTTTAACCCAGAGACGAAGCTGGCCTGGCAGCGAGCTCGCGCACAAGCGGAGGCACTCGGAGTTGCAAAGAGTGAACTATACCCAACCATCGCGGCTCTGGCTATCGCCAGTGCGAACCGGGACGAGGTATATCTGGACACGCGCTTTTATCGTCAGACAACTGCGGACCTGGAACTGCCGCTGGATTTGAATTACACCATTTTTGATTTTGGGGCTCGGTCCGGTCGTATTGATGCCGCACGAGGAGATCTTCTACAAGCAAACTTCGCGTTCAACGATGTGCAGCGGCGTCTGATCTACGAGGTGTCCACTTCCTATTACCAACTACTGAACGCGACCGGACAGGTGGCAGCCGCCCGAGCAGCCCTGGAAAACGCGCGGGCCGTTCAGCAGGCAGCAGAAGCGCGTTTGGACAATGGTCTGGGGACGTTGCCGGATGTACTCGAAACCCGCGCGGTCACGGCGAGATCGGTCTACGATCTACAGGCTGCAGTGGGCAGCGAGGAGGTTGCTCGCGGGAATCTGCTGACAGTTCTGGGAAGTTCGCCGGCTTCGACGATCACGGTTCAACCGATCGATGAGCTTAGTATTCCAGATTCAGTAGAGACTTCAGTTGACACGCTGATAGATCGCTCACTAGACCATCGTCCGGACCTAATGCAGAGGATTGCGGCCATTCGGGCGGCGACGGGGCTACTAAAAGAGGCGCGAGCCGAATATTATCCAACGCTACAAGTCCATGTGTACCCCGAGCCTCAAGCTCTATATGGTCTCCAACAAACCTTTCCTTGGGGGTTCACGGCTGGCTTGAATGGAAATGTCAGCTTCCAGCTAAGGTGGGATGTATTCGACGGCGGTGCGCGCAGACACCGCACCGCAGAAGCTGTCGCTCAGCTTCATGCTGAGCAAGCAAACGCCGCCGTAACGCAGGACGAAATTCAAAACGAGGTCTGGACCGCCTATTCAAATCTCAAAACCGCATTCCGCCAACGTGAGGCGGCTTCCGCTTTGTTAAAGGCAGCCGACCAGTCGTACACCGCTGAGTTCACTTCCTATCACGCCGGTGTGCGCAATTTGCTCGATGTGACGGAAGCTCAACAAGCATTGGCCCGTGCTCGATCAACCGACGTTCTCGCACGCGCCCAAGTTCTCACAGCGCTTGCTGCTCTTGCCTTTGAGACGGCTGAGACGATTCAGCCCAATCGCCCGAGGTCACAGCCATGA
- a CDS encoding helix-turn-helix transcriptional regulator — protein sequence MEAKSKRAKKSRVLEVASLKEILGDNPYIGSDLPMRQIVALLEQEAKDGVPTGSVYLDHLKSAAEIRIAALRSRLVVATQKWSIQAGVRSVLEEIEFDPIGRHDIDSMARTSGYSRGHFLRSFRQLTGLTPHQYLLQRRLEHALALVSTSVQSITTIALRCGFASDSHLSRLFKRTFGVAPSTYRANMRRDRRLTR from the coding sequence ATGGAGGCGAAATCAAAAAGAGCGAAGAAATCGCGGGTTCTAGAAGTCGCGAGCCTCAAGGAGATATTGGGGGACAATCCATATATCGGAAGTGACCTCCCGATGCGCCAGATAGTGGCGCTTTTGGAACAGGAAGCAAAGGACGGTGTTCCGACAGGATCTGTCTATCTGGACCATTTGAAGAGCGCCGCAGAAATTCGGATCGCGGCGCTGCGAAGTCGCTTAGTTGTTGCGACTCAAAAATGGTCCATTCAGGCCGGCGTTCGATCTGTCCTTGAGGAGATAGAGTTTGATCCGATCGGACGTCATGACATCGACAGCATGGCGAGGACATCCGGCTATAGCCGAGGCCACTTTCTTCGCTCCTTTCGACAACTCACGGGACTGACGCCCCACCAATATCTCTTACAACGCCGTCTGGAGCATGCGCTTGCCCTGGTATCGACATCGGTGCAGTCAATTACGACGATTGCTCTTCGATGTGGATTTGCTAGCGACAGTCATCTGAGCCGCCTCTTTAAGAGAACTTTTGGCGTCGCGCCAAGTACATACCGAGCCAATATGCGGCGTGATCGAAGGTTGACCAGATGA
- a CDS encoding threonine/serine exporter family protein: protein MSIGAASAITASEAGELSLVIAALLLVNGAETRHIYTSLTDAGSALGYEVSVIITLETLVVNTEAAGVVATRIGHHLPAPIVNMTLIGYVNREIENLKRVPLEWRSVLHRLEELKNGRALYPAWLVAVAIGMSAASLSRIFGGDWYIFLVVFVAATAGTLVRQRFVRLGLNGLVVPFLAALSSGIVGGIGIRIHPSYNGYLSLVAPAMILVPGVPLINGIRDALGNNIHLAESRLTFFTCVTGSIALGLFVATFITGVRIPVVGSMTLLPLAEDALFTAVTTIGFVFLFNVGYRVAWGCVVCGLCGHTLRNALMHLGLDMVCATLIASAVSGAMAQLFARRYATSASTFAFPGVLAMVPGVFAFRFVIGFLQITHLQALASAELQAETLAALGTAALLALAISVGLAISLFFPIKPRQHKSRPIVSPQIKCSSEST from the coding sequence ATGAGTATTGGAGCGGCGAGCGCGATCACGGCATCAGAGGCGGGAGAGTTGTCTCTCGTGATCGCCGCGCTTCTCCTTGTGAACGGTGCAGAGACGAGACATATCTACACATCGCTAACGGACGCTGGCAGCGCTTTGGGTTACGAAGTCAGCGTGATCATCACGCTCGAAACGCTTGTTGTCAATACAGAGGCGGCAGGAGTCGTTGCAACTCGGATCGGACATCACCTGCCCGCGCCCATCGTGAATATGACCCTGATCGGTTATGTAAATCGAGAAATAGAGAACCTCAAACGAGTCCCTCTTGAATGGCGGAGCGTGTTGCATCGGCTTGAAGAGTTAAAGAATGGCCGAGCACTTTATCCAGCATGGCTAGTTGCTGTCGCAATCGGAATGTCTGCTGCATCGCTTTCTCGCATATTCGGAGGAGACTGGTACATTTTCTTGGTCGTCTTCGTCGCTGCGACTGCTGGCACGCTGGTGCGTCAGCGCTTCGTTAGACTCGGCCTAAATGGGTTAGTTGTGCCCTTCCTGGCGGCTCTAAGTAGTGGCATCGTTGGCGGAATCGGGATTCGGATTCATCCTAGTTATAACGGGTATCTTTCACTCGTCGCGCCCGCGATGATTCTAGTGCCAGGCGTTCCCTTGATCAACGGAATTCGGGACGCGTTAGGCAATAACATCCACCTCGCCGAATCCCGATTGACATTTTTCACCTGCGTCACCGGAAGCATAGCCTTGGGCCTGTTTGTGGCGACTTTCATCACAGGAGTTCGGATACCTGTTGTCGGCTCTATGACGCTCTTACCGCTCGCAGAAGATGCTCTATTCACAGCGGTGACCACAATCGGCTTTGTGTTTCTATTCAATGTTGGCTACCGCGTTGCGTGGGGTTGTGTGGTCTGCGGACTGTGCGGCCACACTTTGCGTAACGCTCTGATGCATTTAGGTCTGGACATGGTGTGCGCCACGCTCATTGCATCCGCGGTGTCGGGAGCGATGGCTCAGTTGTTTGCAAGGCGATACGCAACATCAGCCTCTACGTTCGCTTTCCCTGGTGTTCTCGCTATGGTGCCGGGCGTGTTTGCGTTTCGGTTTGTCATCGGGTTTCTCCAGATCACCCACTTGCAGGCACTCGCGTCTGCGGAATTGCAGGCGGAAACCTTGGCTGCACTCGGGACCGCTGCGTTGCTTGCGCTCGCGATCTCTGTGGGGCTGGCAATCTCTCTGTTCTTTCCTATCAAACCGCGTCAACATAAATCTCGACCGATCGTTTCACCTCAAATTAAGTGCTCTTCGGAGAGCACATAG
- a CDS encoding FUSC family protein has translation MVVNAQESVAARPTHFAWLTTLLREELAPYPGRGAMVARMVIAATIVMLITMIFRIPYGAYGAIFALTITRESPARTIEAVKVLVIGFAAAVAIVLVGEIIVSGEPVLRLVWVLCVFFSIFFALSALANSGVAARFGYLIIITTPLWDQHVRSEAKVESTLWAIGVISFATIITAVIEIVYASMQPIDAVTISLIERLDGTASLLRSLSVGISDNARELNIERLVALGTSRMRRDLQRSGYARGYVQQMGTVVALVGRLVDLASTLPLILSGSSSSAQRQMKRLASQLRSVVDYLRGDSGHLPMLGRDTIDNGETGPLLSEMGLTTALIIETLSGAETPDYLASIQTNEPSRKLFLPDAFSNPDHSRFAIGGGLAACICYLTYSLIDWPGISTAVTTCFLTALTTVGASRQKQILRFSGAIVGGVLIGFGAQVFILPAMDSITSFLLLFVAVSIVGAWFVTASPRISYFGNQILIAFYLINLEEFKFQTSLAVARDRVVGILLGLSAMWLVFDNLAGRTTVGAIRKTFVSTLKLMGNLMEAPLTSDRREGIEEAYTLRETINSNFEKIRQLADGVTLEFGPTRDRDLAFGHKLLGWQLRVRLLFLARINLLKYRLRLPGFELPAPIEDLQKAFDARAARILRIMADRVDGRADEVGDSPELLIEQLQQTVDEYESIQSDDSLEGHLNTFVLLSRRMVETLRSLHQEMQYVGASE, from the coding sequence ATGGTTGTCAATGCTCAAGAATCGGTAGCCGCACGGCCCACGCATTTTGCGTGGCTCACGACTTTGCTCCGTGAGGAACTTGCGCCTTATCCCGGGCGAGGGGCAATGGTGGCGCGCATGGTGATTGCGGCCACCATCGTCATGCTTATCACAATGATTTTTCGCATCCCCTATGGCGCCTACGGTGCCATTTTTGCGCTCACAATCACACGCGAGAGTCCCGCAAGAACGATTGAGGCAGTCAAAGTCTTGGTTATTGGCTTTGCCGCAGCGGTGGCGATCGTATTGGTCGGGGAGATCATCGTTTCTGGGGAGCCTGTATTGCGTTTGGTTTGGGTCCTGTGCGTGTTCTTTTCGATTTTCTTTGCTCTCAGCGCACTGGCAAACTCCGGCGTAGCCGCTCGTTTTGGTTATCTCATCATCATCACCACACCGCTTTGGGATCAGCATGTCCGCTCGGAAGCAAAAGTGGAGAGCACACTCTGGGCGATAGGGGTTATTTCCTTCGCAACCATCATCACGGCTGTTATCGAGATAGTTTATGCCAGCATGCAGCCGATCGACGCGGTAACGATATCCCTGATAGAACGACTTGACGGAACTGCGTCACTTTTACGATCGCTATCTGTCGGCATCTCCGACAACGCCAGGGAACTGAATATAGAAAGGCTGGTTGCGCTGGGAACATCGCGCATGCGTCGCGATCTCCAGCGCTCGGGCTACGCCCGTGGCTACGTGCAGCAAATGGGGACGGTAGTCGCGCTGGTTGGAAGGCTAGTCGACTTGGCCTCGACCCTCCCTCTAATTCTGAGCGGTTCCTCCTCATCAGCCCAAAGGCAGATGAAGAGGCTTGCCAGTCAACTTCGATCCGTTGTGGATTATTTGCGTGGTGACTCGGGCCATTTGCCGATGCTAGGTCGGGACACGATCGACAACGGCGAAACCGGTCCTCTCTTGTCTGAGATGGGCCTCACTACGGCATTAATTATTGAGACCCTGTCAGGCGCTGAGACACCAGACTACTTGGCGTCAATACAGACGAATGAACCCAGTCGCAAGCTGTTCCTCCCAGACGCATTCTCAAACCCGGATCATAGCCGCTTCGCCATCGGCGGAGGCCTGGCAGCTTGCATATGCTATCTCACCTACAGTCTGATCGACTGGCCAGGGATCAGCACAGCTGTAACCACTTGCTTCCTCACCGCGCTCACAACGGTTGGCGCATCCCGGCAAAAGCAGATTCTTCGATTCAGTGGCGCGATCGTAGGGGGAGTTCTTATTGGATTTGGCGCCCAGGTGTTTATTCTTCCTGCGATGGATTCGATTACCAGTTTTCTCCTGCTGTTTGTCGCAGTGTCAATCGTGGGGGCGTGGTTTGTTACGGCCAGTCCGCGCATATCGTATTTTGGAAATCAGATCCTCATAGCGTTTTATCTGATCAACTTGGAGGAATTTAAGTTCCAGACTTCGCTGGCCGTGGCCCGAGACCGAGTCGTCGGAATTCTTCTTGGGCTGTCTGCGATGTGGTTAGTCTTCGACAATTTGGCTGGACGAACCACTGTCGGGGCAATCAGGAAGACTTTCGTCTCGACGTTGAAGCTTATGGGAAACCTGATGGAGGCGCCTCTGACGAGTGATCGGCGGGAAGGAATCGAAGAGGCCTACACATTGCGGGAAACGATAAATTCGAATTTCGAGAAAATACGGCAGCTCGCGGACGGTGTGACACTCGAATTCGGCCCCACTCGTGATCGCGATCTCGCCTTCGGGCATAAGCTGCTTGGCTGGCAACTCAGAGTTCGTTTGCTGTTTCTGGCACGTATCAATTTGTTGAAATATCGGCTCCGGCTTCCCGGTTTCGAATTGCCTGCGCCCATTGAAGATCTTCAAAAGGCATTCGATGCAAGAGCAGCCCGAATCCTCAGGATTATGGCGGACCGTGTGGATGGTCGCGCGGATGAGGTCGGCGACAGTCCAGAGCTGCTCATAGAGCAATTGCAGCAAACAGTCGATGAATACGAGTCAATTCAGTCCGATGATTCCCTCGAAGGTCACTTGAACACATTTGTTCTTCTATCGCGAAGGATGGTCGAGACCCTGCGGTCTCTCCATCAAGAAATGCAGTACGTCGGAGCCTCAGAGTAA
- a CDS encoding VirB3 family type IV secretion system protein, translating to MTAVKPQTRRTNRVFKSLHKPLTYLGVERTLFYFVCVGAVGAFNIFNSILAGIAVFIGGFAFGHWVTDSDPAFLRILAKSERYKLRYDAAKQSVPRVEVV from the coding sequence ATGACAGCCGTGAAGCCGCAAACACGCCGAACCAACCGGGTCTTCAAGAGCCTGCATAAGCCCCTCACGTATCTGGGTGTCGAGCGCACCTTGTTTTACTTTGTCTGCGTTGGCGCGGTCGGCGCATTCAACATCTTTAACTCCATCCTCGCCGGCATCGCCGTCTTTATCGGAGGCTTTGCCTTCGGGCATTGGGTCACGGACAGCGATCCCGCATTCCTTCGCATCCTTGCAAAGTCCGAGCGCTACAAGCTGCGCTATGACGCCGCCAAGCAGAGTGTCCCCCGTGTGGAGGTGGTCTGA
- a CDS encoding TrbC/VirB2 family protein — translation MKTVHSSARVKSSGWRPTFSGLLLLTLLVIPVAAHAQSGTPFDTGFTAIQTLFTGTIAKVASLVAIVIGGYGFAHGEPGAKKALAGVAAGTGIAVLAVNVLSWLWGV, via the coding sequence ATGAAAACGGTTCATAGTTCAGCCCGAGTAAAGAGTTCAGGTTGGCGGCCTACTTTCTCGGGCCTTCTACTGCTCACCCTACTGGTGATCCCTGTGGCAGCTCACGCGCAGAGCGGGACGCCGTTCGATACCGGCTTCACCGCCATCCAGACCCTCTTCACCGGCACGATTGCAAAGGTGGCAAGCCTGGTTGCCATTGTGATTGGCGGATATGGCTTTGCCCACGGAGAACCGGGCGCAAAGAAGGCGCTTGCCGGTGTCGCCGCTGGTACCGGTATTGCCGTCCTCGCTGTGAACGTCCTGAGTTGGCTTTGGGGCGTGTAA
- a CDS encoding efflux RND transporter periplasmic adaptor subunit yields MAPPKIEMNVHRQFERWTTFVLVILALTLGLAVLWRSDHHPRTDDAEVFANFIGIAPQVEGPILELKVRDNQFVKKGEVLFAVDSRPYEYAYERALSEQAVLEGQIQDEQRRIAAQVSGVSVAKAGVDTAEADVKHWTAAIEQSNADVTHAEQGVARAKAEWTYASDNLQRLEPLLKRQFVTVDQVDRARTTETAQAEALKQAESQLTMAQAEVKSTTAQYSHAVASVEQSHAQHQQAQHSVLTLDPLISQRGERAAQVKTARYNLDNCKVYAPFDALVTNLTISEGEYAHVGQQIFVLIDARTWWVLANFREGQLHHIHPGMAADVYILSRPHERFQGVVDSIGFGVTPDADVLGRLGPGLPDVQRTLNWVHLAARYPVRVRVENPPPELFRIGETAVTTIRGH; encoded by the coding sequence GTGGCCCCTCCAAAGATAGAGATGAATGTACATAGGCAGTTCGAGAGATGGACCACATTCGTTCTTGTGATCCTGGCGTTGACACTTGGGTTAGCTGTTCTGTGGCGTTCGGATCATCATCCGCGCACTGATGATGCGGAGGTATTCGCCAATTTCATCGGCATAGCTCCTCAAGTAGAAGGACCGATTCTAGAGCTGAAGGTCCGAGACAATCAGTTCGTAAAGAAAGGTGAGGTGCTCTTTGCGGTCGACTCCCGGCCGTACGAGTATGCGTATGAGCGCGCCCTGTCCGAGCAGGCAGTTCTGGAAGGACAGATTCAAGATGAGCAGCGCCGCATTGCGGCACAGGTGAGTGGCGTTTCTGTCGCCAAAGCGGGAGTCGATACTGCCGAAGCTGATGTCAAACACTGGACGGCGGCCATCGAACAATCCAACGCAGATGTAACTCACGCCGAGCAAGGTGTTGCGCGGGCGAAAGCCGAGTGGACTTATGCGAGCGACAACCTACAGCGTCTCGAGCCGCTACTCAAGCGACAGTTCGTAACCGTGGATCAAGTCGATCGCGCGCGCACCACGGAGACCGCTCAGGCAGAAGCGCTGAAGCAGGCAGAGTCACAGCTAACGATGGCTCAAGCTGAAGTTAAGTCGACGACCGCCCAGTACTCGCATGCAGTTGCCTCAGTCGAACAAAGCCACGCGCAGCATCAGCAGGCACAACATTCCGTTCTAACGCTTGATCCGCTGATTAGCCAGCGTGGCGAACGTGCTGCCCAGGTCAAAACGGCCCGATACAACCTCGACAACTGTAAGGTGTACGCCCCCTTCGATGCTCTGGTTACGAACCTCACTATTTCGGAAGGAGAGTATGCCCATGTCGGACAGCAGATATTTGTCTTAATCGATGCACGTACATGGTGGGTCTTGGCGAATTTTCGAGAAGGGCAGCTTCATCACATCCATCCGGGCATGGCTGCCGATGTCTATATCCTGTCGCGTCCTCACGAGCGCTTTCAAGGTGTAGTTGACAGCATCGGGTTTGGCGTAACGCCAGATGCCGATGTGCTCGGCCGCCTCGGGCCTGGATTGCCTGACGTCCAACGCACACTCAACTGGGTACATCTGGCCGCGCGATACCCGGTAAGGGTGCGCGTTGAAAACCCGCCGCCCGAATTGTTCCGGATCGGAGAAACCGCGGTAACCACCATTCGCGGACACTGA
- a CDS encoding type IV toxin-antitoxin system AbiEi family antitoxin domain-containing protein, giving the protein MEFATRSLSAQESRIVLSLSESGRREITRAEISDLLGSTPKAADHVIESLRRKGWLERATWGAYLFIPPEYGPDALGNSNLLALASRITKRYYIGFGTAAAHYGLTTQHRNVIFVVTPQRLRERTVGGSRVQIVTQAESKFFGIAEVDVLSYKVMLSDREKTAIDCIDHPEFTGGVGEAATIFATASRRRFDWDKAADYLERIGAGALARRFGWLADFIKADMPSSARARIVDLAARSRKTWLGSSPEHVVPRAIGYDETWRIFVNVAPEELHNLTGLGQHKAIEKGS; this is encoded by the coding sequence ATGGAATTCGCAACCAGATCACTCTCGGCTCAGGAAAGCAGAATCGTCCTCTCACTCAGCGAGAGCGGGCGGCGGGAGATCACTCGTGCCGAAATCTCCGATCTGCTTGGGAGCACACCGAAGGCGGCTGACCATGTCATCGAATCGTTACGCCGCAAGGGATGGTTGGAACGAGCGACCTGGGGCGCTTACCTCTTCATTCCTCCTGAATATGGACCAGATGCGCTCGGCAACAGCAATCTCCTTGCGCTCGCGAGTCGCATCACAAAGCGCTATTACATCGGGTTCGGAACGGCGGCTGCCCACTACGGTCTGACCACGCAGCACCGCAACGTAATCTTTGTGGTCACGCCGCAACGGCTGCGCGAACGCACAGTCGGCGGCTCAAGGGTTCAAATCGTCACTCAAGCAGAGAGCAAGTTCTTTGGCATTGCAGAGGTCGATGTGTTGAGCTACAAGGTCATGCTGTCCGACCGTGAGAAGACGGCCATCGACTGCATAGATCACCCGGAATTCACCGGAGGCGTTGGCGAAGCCGCCACAATCTTCGCTACCGCCAGTCGTCGCCGCTTTGATTGGGATAAAGCAGCAGACTATCTGGAGCGCATTGGCGCCGGCGCATTGGCACGACGCTTCGGCTGGTTGGCTGATTTCATCAAGGCGGATATGCCGTCGTCCGCGCGCGCGCGTATCGTCGATCTGGCCGCTCGTAGCCGTAAGACTTGGCTTGGCTCATCCCCTGAACACGTAGTACCACGCGCCATCGGGTATGACGAAACGTGGAGGATCTTCGTGAATGTTGCGCCTGAAGAGTTGCACAACCTCACCGGCTTAGGGCAGCACAAAGCCATCGAGAAGGGAAGCTAG
- a CDS encoding Ig-like domain repeat protein, with the protein MQATDSPNQSSYTFSCTYSNLNNCNFPLGNQNNQSAKVNVYYFTDPSAPDTLTVSQTPAAVPPAAAQTFASKTLPTVLATIPSLAQILTVPPGSVTTMTFSDTKFFKTPLTVNFVFETVKTKIDKNDVASSLDANKLKQNTTLSVHVVSDPDSGVPTGTVTFAFKNAAAVVKKLQATIDGTGTATINADALSKLDPGTYDLMISYDGGDKFMQSDIVTFSGVIVSSPPKPVSLTIGPKTAVVESNSSAKVPVTASSTGGTCLGTLSARVTMNGNDVTPTLSPTENGSGPWTITFPTASAGQYTITATYAPTDLSAACAAGNQTTTISLP; encoded by the coding sequence ATGCAAGCAACAGATTCACCGAATCAGTCCTCCTATACCTTCTCCTGCACCTACTCCAATCTCAACAATTGCAATTTCCCGCTTGGCAATCAGAACAATCAATCGGCCAAAGTTAACGTGTATTACTTCACTGATCCTTCGGCTCCCGACACCCTCACAGTTAGCCAGACTCCCGCCGCCGTTCCCCCAGCCGCGGCCCAGACATTTGCGAGCAAGACGTTACCAACTGTTTTAGCAACCATTCCGAGCCTGGCTCAGATATTGACTGTGCCACCAGGATCAGTCACTACCATGACGTTCTCTGACACCAAATTCTTCAAGACACCGCTGACAGTCAACTTCGTCTTTGAAACTGTAAAAACGAAAATTGATAAAAATGACGTGGCGAGTTCTCTCGACGCCAACAAGCTAAAGCAAAACACTACATTGAGTGTCCATGTAGTGTCTGACCCCGATAGTGGAGTTCCTACAGGAACCGTCACGTTTGCTTTCAAGAACGCCGCTGCTGTTGTCAAGAAGCTTCAAGCAACTATAGATGGCACTGGTACGGCTACAATTAACGCCGACGCTCTGTCCAAGCTCGATCCAGGAACATACGACCTGATGATTTCTTATGACGGAGGTGACAAGTTTATGCAATCAGACATTGTTACCTTTTCAGGAGTGATCGTTTCATCCCCGCCAAAACCGGTTAGTCTGACGATCGGTCCTAAAACAGCAGTAGTCGAGTCGAATTCATCCGCAAAAGTTCCTGTAACCGCATCCAGCACTGGTGGAACTTGCCTCGGAACTCTCAGCGCACGAGTAACTATGAATGGGAACGATGTCACTCCCACGCTGTCCCCAACAGAGAACGGGAGTGGCCCATGGACCATAACATTCCCCACTGCGTCGGCCGGTCAGTACACCATCACCGCGACCTATGCGCCAACTGATTTGTCGGCGGCTTGCGCGGCAGGAAACCAAACGACAACGATTAGCCTTCCATAG
- a CDS encoding helix-turn-helix domain-containing protein, which yields MTTPSVKARFGSSVRKLRDERGFSQEELAERAGLHRNYVGGVERGERNVALENIVKLARALSVAPRELFTNFP from the coding sequence GTGACCACTCCCTCGGTAAAGGCTCGATTTGGCTCCTCAGTGCGAAAACTTCGCGACGAGCGCGGGTTCTCGCAAGAGGAACTGGCCGAGCGAGCAGGGCTGCATCGCAATTACGTTGGTGGGGTCGAGCGAGGGGAGCGGAACGTCGCTCTGGAGAACATCGTCAAACTGGCTCGTGCGCTGTCGGTGGCTCCAAGAGAACTGTTCACGAACTTCCCCTGA
- a CDS encoding YtcA family lipoprotein — MKRTFEPPPICLIVLSFVFLDGCSQAPAYDIMGSLFPAWLVCIAVGGLLSLIVRMILGRRHVNLLFPLLAYPCLAIVITFSVWLILY; from the coding sequence ATGAAGCGAACATTTGAGCCACCTCCGATCTGCTTAATAGTCCTCTCCTTCGTCTTCCTCGACGGTTGTTCGCAGGCTCCCGCGTACGACATCATGGGGTCGTTATTTCCAGCATGGCTTGTGTGTATTGCTGTCGGCGGACTGCTGTCCCTTATCGTGCGAATGATTCTGGGCCGTCGGCATGTCAACCTGCTCTTTCCGCTGTTGGCCTATCCCTGTTTGGCAATTGTCATCACCTTTAGTGTCTGGTTAATCCTGTATTGA
- a CDS encoding YbhB/YbcL family Raf kinase inhibitor-like protein: MRLISNSFKDGEPIPGEFAFAVIDPQHHIALSSNRNPHLKWSEVPSETKSFVLICHDYDVPVDIKDVNKEGHSIPVSQSRDTFFHWILMDIAATLREIPAGSHSDGITPHGKPGPEAPQNARHGINDYTKWFATDENMKGTYHGYDGPCPPWNDLLIHHYVFTLYALDVTHVSVQGDLTGQNVRGSIADHVLAEASLTGTYTLNPSLLPH, translated from the coding sequence ATGCGATTGATTAGTAACAGTTTCAAAGATGGAGAGCCGATCCCCGGAGAGTTTGCCTTTGCCGTCATCGACCCTCAACACCACATCGCTTTGAGTTCAAACCGCAACCCTCACCTCAAGTGGAGTGAGGTGCCTTCGGAGACCAAATCATTTGTCTTGATTTGTCACGATTACGATGTTCCTGTCGATATCAAGGACGTGAATAAAGAGGGCCATTCAATCCCGGTCTCTCAATCACGCGACACCTTTTTTCACTGGATACTAATGGACATTGCTGCCACTTTGCGCGAAATCCCCGCGGGCAGTCACAGCGATGGGATCACGCCACACGGCAAGCCCGGTCCCGAAGCTCCGCAAAACGCTCGTCACGGGATCAACGATTACACCAAGTGGTTTGCCACCGACGAAAACATGAAGGGGACATATCACGGATACGATGGACCGTGCCCTCCCTGGAACGATCTCCTCATTCATCACTACGTCTTCACTTTATACGCGCTGGATGTCACACATGTGTCTGTTCAAGGGGATCTTACCGGTCAAAATGTTCGCGGCAGCATAGCAGACCACGTTCTAGCCGAAGCGAGCCTGACTGGAACCTACACTTTGAATCCTTCACTACTTCCTCACTAA